A window from Citrus sinensis cultivar Valencia sweet orange chromosome 5, DVS_A1.0, whole genome shotgun sequence encodes these proteins:
- the LOC102614145 gene encoding lysine-specific histone demethylase 1 homolog 3 encodes MDGDDSVQHLQFNSGTNVKLRSRKSASESFLRPRVKKMDGEEKKCESKKRSKPVEIGFDSDDDEPIGSLFKLKKQRNPKKAKGQKIEAREDKVTVEDDGLVGGMDDTLASFRKKLKGPKKDAGSGVLNGRGSALNGSLDDDWVLDVKLAPKHDEKVGVSCEDGSGVTLDKWVETKCKERVKRSKIDSKMTIIGNHVVCDDDSKCLCCRGDSLEDQKEEELSTFFQRTPSGLLRKSRTNSGSKQNIKEWSLRDGSIPSSEGDSKSLMRSQSVSASKLSRKDPKSDDNSNTVSNLRTLELDSDQCKKVGPMLETYHSNVQDPCSSNKVCDSDGKAHTCLPVGHASASGQKARSDTQTLDELKLSSMEKASTLILDVVEVPDPASCSKAMEEFHEFDGESDRGFTDALDLQSNSISAMNVSSPDPEISSSSTGKEVSLPCAEDELASKSCKTASKQIHVSASEKILQATSKLLTLKSLGAEKSESWFNFDQCPAGSEQIPLSLTNPSSTFLETAKSSRDDPVTCTGEPCCAADSSNKENAIPSDGHAAFSTDEYANGGSPSSVAPDENGSFTEDTLSMPDYENRDTKLSAVQRAVRNAKKRRLGDMAYEGDADWEVLINEQGFLENHQVMDYEQALRTRDKFDSSSTTLTEAENTGAAAVAVGLKARAAGPIERIKFKEILKRRGGLQEYLECRNQILSLWSGDVGRILPLTECGVSDTPLGDEPSRASLIREIYKFLDQSGYINVGIASTKEKADHNAKHSYKLLKEERLEKSSGASIADSEDGVAFILGQIKSSETTTEAKHGVECNDGNQQIGIKTGGSMTPELPNEIRQKESVVDDCQQRVDSDPKASNRLVVVDVSCDDPSCGMVDGGTVPLTIEERSESQRVQSASCDDAGENHYLRCDIDVKKRIIVIGAGPAGLTAARHLQRQGFSVTVLEARNRIGGRVYTDRTSLSVPVDLGASIITGVEADVATERRADPSSLVCAQLGLELTVLNSDCPLYDIVSGQKVPANVDEALEAEFNSLLDDMVLLVAQKGEHAMKMSLEDGLEYALKRRRMARLGRGREDASMHNSMDVYSKTSSVDSRVPDKDCSREDILSPVERRVMDWHFANLEYGCAALLKEVSLPFWNQDDVYGGFGGAHCMIKGGYSTVVEALGKELLIHHNHVVTDISYSFKDSDFSDGQSRVKVSTSNGSEFSGDAVLITVPLGCLKAESIMFSPPLPQWKYSAIQRLGFGVLNKVVLEFAEVFWDDTVDYFGATAKETDLRGRCFMFWNVRKTVGAPVLIALVVGKAAIDGQNVSPSDHVNHAVMVLRQIFGAASVPDPVASVVTDWGRDPFSYGAYSYVATGASGEDYDILGRPVENCLFFAGEATCKEHPDTVGGAMLSGLREAVRIIDILTTGNDFTAEVEQMEAAQMQSESEGDEVRDITRRLEAVELSNVLYKNSLDRALILTRESLLQDMFFNAKTTAGRLHLAKELLNLPVATLKSFAGTREGLTTLNSWILDSMGKDGTQLLRHCVRLLVRVSTDLLAVRLSGIGKTVREKVCVHTSRDIRAIASQLVSVWLEVFRKEKASSRLKLLKQSTAVDSIKRKSLKDPSSGKPPLHSHHGGLESKVSPGSHLTSNANIKKENGKTIKLGSELEDKCFAMSEEEQAAFAAAEAARAAAEAAALAAAEANAKAYATSGPQLPKILSFNKFAKLGQYGQMDDYDLRRKWSGGVLGRQDCISEIDSRNCRVRDWSVDFSAACVNLESSRMSADNLSQRSYSNEIACHLNFTERSGESAAVDSSILTKAWVDTAGSEGIKDYHAIERWQSQAAAADPDFYHPAIRMKDEEDSNTSSKPHTQKHDRRANESSVSQVTVNKESLKSHPRGADRIKKAVVKYVETLLMPLYKAKKIDKEGYKSIMKKSATKVMEQATDAEKAMAVSVFLDFKRRNKIRSFVDKLIERHMAVKPTVKS; translated from the exons ATGGATGGTGATGATTCGGTACAACACTTGCAATTTAACTCAGGCACTAATGTTAAGCTAAGGTCAAGAAAGAGTGCATCAGAGAGTTTTTTAAGACCTAGGGTCAAGAAAATGGATGGTGAAGAGAAGAAATGTGAGTCCAAGAAAAGGTCGAAACCAGTGGAGATTGGttttgattctgatgatgatgagccTATTGGGTCTTTGTTTAAGTTGAAGAAACAGAGAAACCCTAAGAAGGCTAAGGGCCAGAAGATTGAAGCTAGGGAAGATAAAGTGACGGTTGAAGATGATGGTTTGGTGGGGGGCATGGATGATACATTGGCAAGTTTTAGGAAGAAACTGAAGGGTCCTAAGAAAGATGCTGGATCTGGAGTCTTAAATGGAAGGGGTTCAGCTCTGAATGGGTCTTTAGATGATGACTGGGTTTTGGATGTGAAATTAGCGCCAAAGCATGATGAGAAAGTTGGGGTTAGTTGTGAGGATGGATCTGGTGTGACTCTGGATAAATGGGTTGAAACTAAATGCAAAGAAAGGGTTAAGAGATCCAAAATTGATTCAAAGATGACAATTATCGGGAATCATGTTGTGTGCGATGATGACTCAAAATGTTTGTGTTGTCGGGGCGATTCATTGGAAGATCAGAAAGAGGAAGAGTTGTCGACCTTTTTTCAGAGGACACCATCTGGATTACTCAGGAAATCTCGAACCAATTCTGGTTCGAAACAGAATATTAAGGAATGGAGCTTGCGTGATGGATCTATTCCAAGTTCTGAGGGTGATTCAAAGTCTTTAATGAGATCTCAGTCTGTTTCTGCTTCAAAACTGTCTAGAAaagatccaaaatctgatgatAATTCAAATACTGTGTCCAATTTGAGGACATTGGAATTAGACTCTGACCAATGTAAGAAAGTCGGACCAATGTTAGAGACTTATCACTCAAATGTTCAAGATCCTTGCAGCTCAAACAAAGTTTGTGATAGTGATGGAAAAGCACATACTTGTCTTCCAGTTGGCCATGCTTCTGCTTCTGGCCAAAAGGCTAGATCAGATACTCAAACTTTGGATGAGTTAAAGCTTTCCTCCATGGAAAAGGCAAGCACTTTGATACTTGATGTTGTTGAAGTGCCTGATCCTGCTTCTTGCTCAAAGGCGATGGAAGAATTTCATGAGTTTGACGGTGAATCTGACAGAGGTTTTACAGATGCACTGGACCTACAGTCTAATAGTATTTCAGCCATGAACGTTTCTAGTCCAGACCCAGaaatttcttcctcttcgACTGGAAAAGAAGTCTCATTGCCTTGTGCTGAAGATGAGTTAGCAAGCAAATCTTGTAAAACTGCATCCAAACAGATTCATGTTTCGGCTTCTGAAAAAATTCTGCAGGCAACCTCAAAGCTTTTAACTCTGAAGTCCTTGGGAGCTGAAAAATCAGAAAGTTGGTTCAATTTTGATCAATGCCCCGCAGGTTCGGAACAAATTCCACTCTCTTTGACTAACCCTTCCTCTACTTTCTTGGAGACGGCAAAATCATCAAGGGATGATCCCGTTACCTGTACTGGAGAGCCGTGTTGTGCTGCAGATTCTTCTAACAAAGAAAATGCTATACCATCTGATG GTCATGCTGCTTTTTCCACAGACGAATATGCTAATGGAGGTTCTCCTTCCTCTGTAGCTCCAGATGAAAATGGAAGTTTTACAGAAGATACACTATCCATGCCTGATTATGAAAACAGAGATACTAAGCTATCAGCAGTCCAACGTGCTGTGCGCAATGCTAAAAAGCGTAGGCTTGGAGACATGGCTTATGAAGGGGATGCTGACTGGGAGGTTCTGATAAATGAGCAAGGGTTTCTTGAAAATCATCAGGTTATGGATTATGAACAAGCTCTGAGAACAAGAGACAAGTTTGATTCGTCTTCAACTACTCTAACAGAAGCTGAAAATACTGGGGCTGCAGCGGTAGCAGTGGGCCTGAAAGCTCGTGCAGCCGGTCCAATTGAGAGAATTAAATTTAAGGAGATCTTGAAGCGCAGAGGTGGGCTTCAGGAGTATTTGGAATGCAG GAATCAGATCCTAAGTCTTTGGAGTGGAGATGTTGGCCGTATTTTACCACTTACGGAGTGCGGAGTTAGTGATACTCCATTGGGGGATGAGCCTTCACGTGCTTCCCTAATTAGGGAGATTTACAAGTTTCTTGATCAGAGT GGTTATATAAATGTTGGTATTGCTTCCACGAAGGAGAAGGCAGATCATAACGCTAAGCATAGTTATAAACTACTGAAAGAAGAAAGACTTGAGAAAAGTTCTGGGGCTTCAATTGCTGATTCAGAGGATGGAGTTGCCTTCATCCTTGGCCAGATTAAAAGTTCTGAAACTACTACAGAGGCTAAACATGGTGTTGAGTGTAATGATGGAAACCAGCAAATAGGAATCAAAACTGGAGGTTCAATGACACCCGAATTACCTAATGAGATAAGACAGAAAGAAAGTGTAGTTGATGATTGCCAGCAAAGAGTCGACAGTGATCCAAAAGCATCCAACAGATTGGTTGTTGTAGATGTTTCGTGTGATGACCCATCTTGTGGAATGGTTGATGGTGGAACAGTCCCTCTCACAATTGAAGAGAGGAGTGAGTCACAGAGAGTGCAATCTGCTTCTTGTGATGATGCTGGAGAGAATCATTATTTGCGTTGTGATATAGATGTCAAGAAGAGAATCATTGTCATTGGTGCTGGTCCTGCTGGATTAACTGCCGCTCGGCACTTACAACGTCAAGGTTTTTCTGTAACTGTTCTTGAGGCTAGGAACAGGATAGGTGGTCGTGTTTATACGGATCGCACATCTCTTTCAGTTCCTGTGGATCTTGGGGCTAGCATTATTACAGGTGTAGAGGCTGATGTGGCCACTGAAAGAAGAGCTGATCCTTCCTCATTGGTTTGTGCTCAGTTGGGCCTAGAGTTGACTGTGTTAAACAGTGACTGTCCTCTTTATGATATTGTTTCTGGTCAAAAGGTTCCTGCAAATGTGGATGAAGCCCTGGAAGCGGAGTTCAACAGCCTTCTTGATGATATGGTGTTGCTTGTTGCGCAGAAGGGGGAACATGCAATGAAAATGTCTCTTGAGGATGGTTTGGAGTATGCCCTTAAGAGGCGTCGAATGGCTCGGTTAGGAAGAGGTCGTGAGGATGCCTCAATGCACAATTCAATGGATGTTTATTCTAAAACGAGCAGTGTTGACAGCAGAGTTCCTGATAAAGATTGTTCTAGAGAGGATATCTTGAGTCCTGTTGAGAGAAGGGTTATGGATTGGCATTTTGCCAATCTGGAGTATGGCTGTGCTGCTTTGCTCAAGGAAGTATCCCTTCCCTTCTGGAATCAAGATGATGTCTATGGAGGATTCGGAGGAGCTCATTGTATGATTAAAGGTGGATACAGCACTGTTGTTGAGGCTTTGGGAAAAGAACTTCTCATTCATCACAACCATGTAGTCACAGATATTTCATATAGCTTCAAGGACTCTGACTTTAGTGATGGTCAGTCCAGAGTCAAAGTTTCTACATCAAATGGCAGTGAATTTTCTGGGGATGCTGTGCTTATTACTGTGCCGCTTGGATGCCTGAAAGCAGAAAGTATAATGTTTTCCCCGCCGTTACCGCAATGGAAGTATTCTGCCATTCAGCGGCTTGGTTTTGGAGTACTTAATAAAGTTGTATTAGAATTTGCGGAAGTCTTTTGGGATGACACTGTGGACTACTTTGGTGCAACTGCAAAAGAAACAGACTTGAGGGGCCGGTGCTTTATGTTTTGGAATGTCAGAAAAACTGTTGGGGCTCCTGTTCTAATAGCCTTAGTGGTTGGTAAGGCTGCTATTGATGGTCAAAATGTGAGCCCATCTGACCATGTAAACCATGCAGTGATGGTTCTTCGTCAAATTTTTGGGGCCGCTTCCGTACCTGATCCAGTTGCATCAGTAGTGACGGATTGGGGCAGGGATCCTTTCAGCTATGGTGCTTATTCTTATGTAGCCACAGGAGCATCTGGAGAAGACTATGATATATTGGGCCGGCCTGTTGAaaactgtttattttttgctgGTGAAGCCACATGCAAGGAGCATCCTGACACTGTTGGTGGTGCAATGTTAAGTGGGCTCCGAGAGGCAGTGCGTATAATTGACATATTGACAACTGGAAATGATTTTACAGCTGAAGTAGAGCAAATGGAGGCTGCACAGATGCAGTCAGAGTCTGAGGGGGATGAAGTTAGGGACATAACAAGGAGACTTGAAGCTGTTGAGCTTTCCAATGTCTTGTACAAGAATTCTTTGGATCGAGCTCTTATATTGACTAGGGAATCTTTACTACAGGACATGTTCTTTAATGCAAAAACCACTGCAGGACGTTTGCATTTAGCCAAGGAGTTGTTGAATCTCCCTGTTGCAACCTTGAAGTCATTTGCTGGGACAAGGGAAGGGCTTACCACCCTCAACTCATGGATACTG GACTCAATGGGGAAGGACGGGACTCAGCTTTTGCGTCATTGTGTCCGTCTTCTTGTGCGTGTTTCAACCGATCTACTTGCAGTGCGTTTGTCAG GCATAGGGAAAACCGTGAGAGAAAAAGTTTGTGTACACACTAGCCGTGATATACGTGCCATTGCAAGTCAGTTGGTTAGTGTGTGGCTTGAAGTCTTCCGCAAGGAAAAAGCTTCCAGTCGATTAAAGTTATTAAAGCAATCAACTGCAGTAGATTCTATCAAGAGAAAGTCTCTTAAAGATCCATCTTCAGGGAAGCCGCCTCTACACTCACACCATGGTGGTTTGGAGAGTAAAGTATCTCCTGGAAGCCATTTGACTTCTAATGCAAACATTAAGAAAGAGAATGGCAAAACAATTAAGTTGGGTAGTGAGTTGGAAGACAAATGCTTTGCTATGTCTGAAGAAGAACAAGCTGCATTCGCTGCGGCAGAAGCTGCTCGAGCGGCAGCTGAAGCAGCTGCTCTAGCTGCTGCTGAAGCAAATGCTAAG GCATATGCTACCTCGGGCCCACAACTTCCCAAGATACTTTCGTTTAACAAATTTGCCAAACTGGGGCAATATGGGCAAATGGATGATTATGATCTTAGAAGGAAGTGGTCCGGTGGTGTTTTAGGAAGACAAGACTGTATATCAGAAATAGATTCCAGGAACTGCAGAGTGAGGGATTGGTCGGTTGATTTCTCTGCTGCTTGTGTTAACCTTGAGAGTTCAAGAATGTCTGCAGACAACCTTTCACAGCGAAGCTATTCCAATGAGATTGCATGTCATTTGAATTTCACTGAGCGCTCTGGAGAAAGTGCTGCTGTGGACAGTAGTATTTTAACAAAAGCATGGGTTGATACTGCTGGTAGTGAGGGTATAAAAGACTACCATGCAATTGAGAGATGGCAATCTCAAGCAGCAGCTGCTGATCCTGATTTCTACCATCCAGCAATTCGTATGAAGGATGAGGAAGATTCAAACACGAGTTCTAAGCCACATACCCAGAAGCATGATAGACGTGCAAATGAGAGCTCTGTTTCCCAAGTCACTGTAAACAAGGAGTCACTTAAAAGTCATCCTCGAGGAGCAGATCGTATAAAGAAGGCAGTTGTTAAGTACGTTGAAACATTGCTTATGCCCCTTTACAAggcaaagaaaattgataaggAAGGATATAAATCGATAATGAAGAAGAGTGCGACAAAG GTTATGGAGCAGGCCACAGATGCTGAGAAAGCTATGGCTGTTTCAgtatttcttgattttaagCGTAGAAATAAG ATTCGTTCCTTTGTGGACAAGTTAATTGAGAGGCACATGGCTGTTAAGCCAACTGTTAAATCTTGA
- the LOC102614711 gene encoding aldehyde oxidase GLOX, translating into MGQYSFIVLLFQLILCSHRIVTDAAGGGWQLLQKSIGISSMHMQLLNNDRVVMFDRSDFGPSNLSLPPGKCLKTDCTAHSVEYSVLTNEFRPLFVQSNVWCSSGAVRPDGVLIQTGGFNDGEKKIRSFVPCNDESCDWKEIDGLGARRWYATDHILPDGRIIIIGGRRQFNYEFYPKNGAPNVYSLPFLVQTNDPRVENNLYPFVFLNVDGFLFIFANNRAILFDYVNNKVVKQYPAMPGGDPRSYPSSGSAVLLPLKNLLAPSVAAEVLVCGGAPKGAYEQAEKGVFIAALNTCARIKITDPTPTWVLETMPQPRVMGDMTLLPNGNVLLINGAGKGTAGWELGRDPVLAPVVYRPDNIPGSRFDLQNPSTIPRMYHSTAVLLRDGRVLVGGSNPHAYYNFTGVLFPTELSLEAFSPYYLDAPFANLRPTIVLPESQFTLKYKQKFRVRFSASGPVALNKVTVTMVAPSFNTHSFSMNQRLLVLASDTVTKLGNSGYEIVVNSPGSGNLAPSGYYLLFVVHQDVPSEGIWVHVQ; encoded by the coding sequence ATGGGCCAGTACTCATTTATAGTACTCTTGTTTCAGCTCATTTTGTGCAGCCACCGGATTGTGACCGACGCAGCGGGTGGCGGGTGGCAACTCCTCCAGAAAAGCATTGGCATATCATCCATGCACATGCAACTCCTCAACAACGACCGTGTCGTAATGTTCGATCGATCTGACTTCGGACCATCAAATTTATCGTTACCCCCTGGCAAGTGCCTTAAGACTGACTGCACTGCTCATTCCGTTGAGTACAGCGTTTTGACCAACGAGTTTCGGCCTCTTTTTGTGCAAAGCAACGTATGGTGCTCCTCAGGCGCTGTGAGGCCTGATGGCGTCTTGATCCAGACCGGTGGATTCAATGATGGCGAAAAAAAGATCAGAAGTTTCGTGCCTTGTAACGATGAATCCTGTGATTGGAAAGAAATTGACGGACTTGGTGCTAGAAGATGGTACGCCACTGATCATATATTGCCTGATGGTAGGATAATTATCATTGGCGGGAGAAGGCAATTTAATTACGAATTTTATCCGAAAAATGGTGCTCCGAACGTGTACAGCTTACCATTCTTGGTCCAAACAAATGATCCTAGAGTCGAGAACAATTTATACCCCTTTGTTTTTCTCAATGTTGATGGATTCTTATTCATTTTTGCTAACAATCGAGCAATATTGTTCGATTATGTTAACAACAAGGTGGTTAAACAGTACCCAGCTATGCCCGGCGGCGATCCGAGGTCTTATCCGAGCTCGGGCTCTGCGGTTTTGCTTCCATTGAAGAACTTGCTGGCTCCCAGCGTTGCAGCTGAAGTTTTGGTGTGTGGTGGAGCCCCGAAAGGAGCTTATGAGCAAGCAGAAAAAGGTGTCTTTATCGCAGCTTTGAATACGTGCGCACGGATTAAGATAACCGACCCGACTCCAACATGGGTCCTGGAGACTATGCCTCAGCCTAGAGTCATGGGTGACATGACATTGCTTCCCAATGGGAACGTGCTACTCATCAATGGTGCGGGTAAAGGAACTGCCGGGTGGGAACTCGGGCGGGACCCGGTTCTTGCCCCGGTGGTTTACCGACCTGATAACATACCGGGGTCGCGTTTCGATTTGCAAAATCCATCAACCATACCCCGCATGTATCATTCAACAGCAGTGTTACTTCGTGATGGCCGAGTCCTTGTTGGTGGCAGCAATCCCCACGCGTACTATAACTTCACAGGCGTGCTATTTCCTACGGAACTGAGCTTAGAGGCATTCTCTCCctattatttggacgctccttTTGCTAATTTGCGGCCAACAATCGTTCTACCCGAATCCCAGTTTACGCTAAAATACAAGCAAAAGTTTAGAGTGCGATTCTCAGCCAGCGGTCCAGTCGCCTTAAATAAAGTGACTGTAACGATGGTGGCGCCATCGTTTAATACACATTCTTTCTCAATGAACCAGAGATTGTTGGTGCTTGCAAGTGACACTGTGACAAAATTGGGGAACTCGGGTTACGAAATTGTAGTGAATTCACCCGGCTCTGGAAATCTTGCACCGTCCGGATATTATCTTCTATTTGTGGTTCATCAAGATGTTCCAAGCGAGGGCATTTGGGTCCATGTGcagtaa